One window of the Rhodococcus sovatensis genome contains the following:
- a CDS encoding GGDEF domain-containing protein, which yields MAFISLLMLFSSHGPTSAAGRTWIIVVLALQVMVAIGWLVLPIPSRPRALASIFIGFAVFGDVGLTSVLWFYDDFGRLLGGILFAVTGAFCTYFMSPRWLAAHLLWSSAVICLISFSAFHHRAEDAATLIAVTSAVLIATNGAPLFAHVAWTLIARDARSSALDPLTGILNRRGADTALLDLWSGAQQRGLAVAVLVVDIDKFKRVNDEHGHARGDQVIVLTAHRLSELIGDRGVLARTGGEEFLAACAGPRETLHALIKNVEIGLYERSDPVPVTVSVGAAVLPPESTLWSVGSSILLRMSRIADSQMYRAKETGGNRVCLALL from the coding sequence ATGGCGTTCATATCGCTACTCATGCTGTTCAGCTCGCATGGTCCGACAAGTGCTGCCGGCAGAACCTGGATCATCGTGGTGTTGGCATTACAGGTGATGGTCGCTATTGGGTGGCTGGTGTTACCCATTCCGAGTCGGCCTCGTGCATTGGCGTCGATCTTTATTGGATTCGCTGTATTCGGCGATGTGGGCCTCACGTCTGTTCTGTGGTTCTACGACGATTTCGGTAGGTTGCTCGGTGGCATCCTCTTCGCTGTGACAGGGGCTTTTTGCACGTATTTCATGAGTCCACGCTGGCTCGCTGCGCATCTACTGTGGTCCAGCGCGGTCATCTGCCTGATCTCGTTCTCGGCATTTCACCATCGCGCCGAAGATGCCGCAACCCTGATTGCTGTCACATCGGCCGTGCTTATTGCGACGAACGGAGCTCCTCTGTTCGCGCATGTCGCGTGGACGCTGATCGCTCGCGATGCTCGGAGCTCGGCGCTCGATCCGCTCACTGGCATCTTGAACCGGCGGGGCGCCGACACCGCGCTCTTGGACCTGTGGTCCGGCGCGCAGCAGCGCGGGCTTGCAGTGGCGGTTCTTGTAGTCGACATCGACAAATTCAAACGCGTCAACGACGAACACGGGCACGCTCGCGGTGATCAAGTCATTGTTCTGACTGCCCACCGTCTGAGCGAATTGATCGGGGACCGTGGTGTTTTGGCGCGCACTGGTGGCGAGGAGTTCTTGGCGGCGTGCGCCGGGCCCCGGGAGACCTTGCACGCTTTGATCAAGAACGTCGAGATCGGATTGTACGAACGATCCGATCCAGTACCTGTCACAGTCAGTGTGGGTGCCGCTGTCTTGCCTCCAGAGTCGACATTGTGGAGTGTCGGCAGTTCAATCTTGTTGCGCATGAGCAGGATCGCCGACTCGCAGATGTATCGGGCGAAGGAGACCGGCGGCAACCGAGTTTGTCTCGCACTCCTGTGA
- a CDS encoding STAS domain-containing protein: MVYLSHVRSDAESIRSSFYSPASLVDADCSITVDEPVGGPIVIRAEGVLDSTAVSALTEFLDEALHSGRPLVLDVVDAIDIDVSILRALDDASNRLLDSRAPITVACSEELTTQLTDADIDVRSHPSVARAVTASIAALHSTAQHAPDAAVRARPAVALEACTHALQGTYL; this comes from the coding sequence ATGGTGTATCTCTCCCACGTCCGCAGTGACGCCGAGTCAATCAGGTCGTCGTTCTACAGCCCCGCGTCGCTAGTCGACGCCGACTGCTCCATCACCGTCGACGAGCCCGTCGGCGGCCCGATCGTGATCAGAGCAGAAGGGGTGCTCGACTCGACGGCGGTGTCTGCACTGACCGAATTTCTCGATGAGGCACTCCACTCCGGCCGCCCGCTCGTACTCGACGTCGTCGATGCCATCGATATCGACGTATCCATCCTGAGAGCACTCGACGACGCATCGAACCGACTACTCGACTCACGAGCACCGATCACGGTGGCCTGCAGCGAGGAACTCACAACGCAATTGACCGACGCAGACATCGACGTTCGATCTCACCCCAGCGTGGCGCGCGCGGTTACAGCCAGCATTGCCGCCCTGCACTCCACAGCACAACACGCCCCCGACGCAGCTGTTCGCGCGCGACCAGCAGTCGCATTGGAAGCGTGCACGCACGCCCTGCAAGGAACCTATCTGTAG
- a CDS encoding CinA family protein: protein MTTNPEHRLPTDESLSAWCDDIAEHATQHGIYIATAESLTAGNLAAMLGKSPSAGDWYRGGIVAYHKDVKHSLLEVPQGPVVCEDAAVAMARSAARLLGAQLAIAITGEAGPETQEDQPPGTVWIAVYDRGEITTDRQNFGGEPEAVLAQTLSFSIACLRQHVKKRST from the coding sequence ATGACGACCAACCCCGAACACCGACTGCCCACCGATGAAAGCCTGTCGGCGTGGTGCGACGACATTGCCGAGCACGCAACGCAACACGGGATCTATATCGCCACCGCCGAGTCCCTCACCGCCGGAAATCTCGCTGCCATGCTCGGCAAGTCGCCCTCGGCGGGAGACTGGTATCGAGGCGGGATCGTCGCCTACCACAAGGACGTCAAACATTCTCTGCTGGAAGTGCCTCAGGGCCCCGTCGTATGCGAGGACGCCGCAGTCGCGATGGCTCGATCGGCAGCGAGGTTGCTAGGGGCGCAACTAGCGATCGCAATTACGGGTGAGGCCGGCCCTGAAACGCAGGAAGACCAGCCACCGGGAACGGTGTGGATCGCGGTCTACGACCGGGGCGAGATCACCACCGACCGTCAGAATTTCGGCGGAGAGCCGGAAGCAGTACTGGCACAGACATTGTCGTTCTCCATCGCGTGCTTGCGCCAGCACGTGAAGAAGCGTTCGACATGA
- the nadE gene encoding ammonia-dependent NAD(+) synthetase yields the protein MTSRTRTRIQNELGVKPSIDPAAEVRKRVAFLADYLRVSGAAGFVLGISGGQDSTLAGALAQRAVREVVELGADATFLAVRLPYGTQADEDDARIALDFIAPDRIVTVDIRDAVDASAGSTATALDAGRLDDFVRGNIKARQRMIAQYALAGQENLLVVGTDHAAEAVTGFYTKYGDGGADLTPLSGLTKNQGAQLLRYLDAPESTWTKVPTADLEDDRPALPDEQALGVSYAQIDAYLQGDAVDDTAAVTIERWYETTRHKRTMPVSPVDRWWRTSLDDGS from the coding sequence ATGACATCGCGCACTCGGACTCGAATTCAAAACGAACTCGGCGTCAAACCGTCCATCGATCCCGCCGCGGAAGTTCGCAAGCGGGTCGCATTCCTCGCCGACTATCTTCGCGTCAGCGGCGCAGCAGGCTTCGTTCTAGGTATCAGCGGCGGGCAGGACAGCACCCTCGCGGGCGCACTCGCACAACGCGCTGTCCGCGAAGTCGTCGAACTGGGTGCAGATGCCACGTTCCTCGCGGTTCGGCTGCCGTACGGCACCCAAGCCGACGAGGACGACGCGCGGATCGCATTGGACTTCATTGCGCCGGACCGTATCGTCACCGTCGACATTCGCGACGCTGTCGACGCATCAGCTGGTTCGACGGCGACCGCATTGGACGCCGGTCGGCTCGACGATTTCGTCCGCGGCAACATCAAGGCCAGGCAACGCATGATCGCGCAGTACGCGCTCGCTGGCCAGGAGAACCTGCTGGTGGTGGGTACCGACCACGCTGCCGAGGCCGTCACCGGTTTCTACACCAAATACGGCGACGGGGGAGCGGACCTGACCCCACTGTCCGGACTGACCAAGAACCAGGGAGCGCAACTGCTGAGGTACCTCGATGCTCCGGAGTCGACGTGGACGAAGGTTCCGACCGCCGACCTGGAGGACGACCGCCCCGCTCTACCCGACGAGCAGGCCCTCGGCGTGAGTTACGCGCAGATCGATGCCTACCTCCAAGGAGACGCGGTCGACGACACCGCAGCCGTCACCATCGAAAGATGGTACGAAACTACGCGCCACAAACGGACGATGCCGGTCAGTCCCGTCGACCGCTGGTGGCGCACCTCGCTCGACGACGGCAGCTGA
- a CDS encoding VWA domain-containing protein, with the protein MAATGDICSRSSDLTSEELDPVELLMGVQLGGGTDGTRAVDYAAQLIETPRRTIVALISDLYEGGNSDRFVRSITRLTDDGVRVLALAALDESGEPDYDREIGRRLSRAGVHVGAMTPAGLAEFVAECIR; encoded by the coding sequence CTGGCCGCCACGGGTGACATCTGTTCGCGGTCGTCCGACCTGACGTCGGAAGAACTGGACCCGGTAGAGCTTCTGATGGGCGTACAGCTCGGAGGTGGGACAGACGGAACTCGCGCCGTCGACTACGCGGCGCAGCTGATCGAGACACCCCGGCGCACGATCGTCGCCTTGATCTCGGATCTCTACGAGGGAGGTAACTCGGATAGGTTCGTTCGCTCCATCACACGGCTGACCGACGACGGCGTTCGTGTGCTGGCGCTCGCCGCTCTCGACGAGTCCGGTGAACCGGATTACGACCGTGAGATCGGCCGCCGACTCAGCCGAGCGGGTGTGCACGTCGGAGCGATGACACCCGCAGGTCTTGCCGAGTTCGTGGCCGAGTGCATTCGATGA
- a CDS encoding MFS transporter, with protein MSSNLSGTAPDSRTNRAPATVVPPPVEPKWMAVMSLALGVFGLLTAEYLPASLLTPIAEDLGVSEALVGQAVTVTAGAAVVSGLLTASLTRRIDRRVVLLGFTVLMIVSNSLVALAPNMFVLLAMRILLGVALGGFWSMAAATAMRLVPAPLIPRAVSIIFSGIAVATIVAVPLGSYLGDLAGWRSVFWAATALGVVTLVLQLFALPRMTPQNAARLKTLWSVLIHPSFAIGIVGMLLVHVGHYALFTYIRPALETMVDVDTSTLAALLFAFGVANLVGTLAAGWLLQLSLRLTLALMPLLIGIAALGLALLPANQGMSATLVVVWGLAFGGVSVAWSNWATLTVPDKAESAGGIVVVGVQSGIAAGAGVGGATFGLGGVVAVFWIFGVVLIASALFITLSVKNPGRHG; from the coding sequence TTGTCCAGTAACTTGAGCGGCACCGCGCCCGATTCCCGAACCAACCGTGCACCCGCAACTGTTGTCCCGCCGCCGGTGGAACCGAAGTGGATGGCGGTGATGTCACTCGCGCTGGGTGTATTCGGATTGCTGACGGCCGAGTATCTTCCGGCCAGCCTGCTGACTCCGATTGCAGAGGATTTGGGCGTTTCGGAGGCATTGGTGGGCCAAGCGGTCACTGTCACCGCTGGCGCAGCAGTGGTCTCTGGTCTACTGACAGCAAGCCTGACACGACGGATAGACCGGCGAGTTGTTCTGTTGGGCTTCACTGTCCTGATGATCGTGTCGAACTCGCTCGTGGCTTTGGCTCCGAACATGTTTGTGCTGTTGGCGATGCGGATCCTGCTCGGTGTTGCATTGGGCGGCTTCTGGAGTATGGCGGCCGCCACTGCGATGCGGCTGGTGCCCGCTCCCCTTATACCTCGCGCTGTATCGATTATCTTCAGCGGTATCGCTGTGGCAACCATCGTGGCCGTGCCGCTCGGTAGCTACCTCGGCGATTTGGCCGGCTGGCGCAGTGTTTTTTGGGCCGCCACCGCTCTCGGCGTCGTGACACTTGTCTTGCAGCTGTTCGCGTTGCCAAGGATGACGCCGCAGAACGCGGCACGGTTGAAAACTCTGTGGTCGGTGTTGATTCATCCGAGCTTCGCGATCGGCATCGTCGGCATGCTGCTCGTCCATGTCGGGCACTATGCGCTGTTCACCTACATTCGACCTGCGCTCGAGACCATGGTCGATGTAGACACATCCACCCTCGCTGCTCTGTTGTTCGCCTTCGGTGTGGCAAACCTTGTCGGCACACTGGCCGCCGGATGGCTCCTCCAACTCAGCCTGCGTCTGACTTTGGCGCTGATGCCCCTGCTGATCGGGATAGCCGCACTGGGGCTCGCACTGTTACCTGCGAATCAGGGCATGTCTGCAACTTTGGTGGTGGTGTGGGGGTTGGCGTTCGGTGGAGTTTCGGTGGCGTGGTCCAACTGGGCGACCCTCACCGTGCCCGACAAGGCGGAAAGCGCCGGAGGAATCGTGGTGGTCGGTGTTCAATCCGGCATTGCTGCAGGCGCCGGAGTCGGTGGTGCAACGTTCGGACTCGGCGGCGTCGTCGCCGTGTTCTGGATTTTCGGAGTCGTATTGATCGCGTCAGCACTGTTCATCACGTTGTCTGTGAAGAACCCTGGCCGCCACGGGTGA
- a CDS encoding AraC family transcriptional regulator codes for MTEKPSVLIESPAESAAGQLSSSSHLISELLTSMKLRGVQYRRVHAGPRFGISFAAKPGRAYFHFLAVGHAFLHTENGTVHELSTGNAVFMPHGRPHQLRSGPGVLLRDIDSHDCAPIGDAVGEVNVCLPDDPDPSPSTVLFTGYMEFDLGGMQGLNQIMPEIMIADAHGERYPGLLPILAAMRRETCSARVGFAGVSARLAEVVAAMIVRGWIECGCDNAPGLVAALGDPRLAGAILAMHRHPGYHWTVAELASRCHVSRSVFAERFHATIGVPPLRYATELRMLLASQWLAQDTMSVDAVARNLGYTSQAAFSRAFKRITGHPPGARRAASRTELAASRSA; via the coding sequence ATGACCGAGAAACCGAGCGTTTTGATCGAGAGTCCGGCCGAGTCGGCTGCCGGGCAACTTTCGTCGTCCTCCCACCTCATCAGTGAACTGTTGACGAGTATGAAATTGCGTGGAGTGCAATACCGTCGTGTCCATGCCGGGCCGCGGTTCGGCATCAGTTTCGCTGCGAAACCGGGACGTGCCTATTTCCACTTCCTCGCAGTAGGCCACGCGTTTCTGCATACCGAGAACGGCACCGTCCATGAGCTGTCGACGGGCAATGCTGTGTTCATGCCTCACGGTCGACCCCACCAGTTGCGGTCCGGACCCGGTGTCCTGCTCCGGGATATCGACAGCCACGACTGCGCACCCATCGGCGACGCGGTGGGAGAGGTGAACGTTTGCCTCCCTGACGATCCGGACCCATCGCCCAGCACCGTGTTGTTCACCGGCTACATGGAATTCGATCTGGGTGGGATGCAAGGGTTGAACCAGATCATGCCCGAGATCATGATCGCAGACGCCCACGGTGAGCGTTATCCCGGACTTCTACCGATCCTCGCCGCGATGAGGCGCGAGACCTGCTCGGCACGCGTTGGATTCGCTGGGGTTTCAGCGCGCCTAGCCGAAGTGGTGGCAGCGATGATCGTACGAGGGTGGATCGAATGCGGCTGCGACAATGCGCCTGGACTGGTGGCCGCGCTGGGCGATCCGCGGCTGGCCGGGGCCATCCTGGCTATGCATCGTCATCCCGGGTACCATTGGACGGTAGCGGAGTTGGCGTCCCGGTGCCATGTGTCACGATCCGTATTCGCGGAGCGCTTCCATGCGACGATCGGCGTACCGCCTCTGCGCTACGCCACGGAATTGAGGATGCTTCTTGCCAGCCAGTGGCTTGCCCAGGACACCATGTCAGTGGACGCCGTGGCTCGGAATCTCGGTTACACATCCCAAGCTGCGTTCAGCCGGGCCTTCAAGCGAATCACCGGGCACCCTCCCGGCGCACGCAGGGCTGCATCACGTACGGAGCTCGCTGCGAGCAGGTCTGCGTGA
- a CDS encoding helix-turn-helix domain-containing protein, translating to MNDFDPPRPNDEANPRDSRRWQELLDGLDVAELTATFVERVASITGYDSSPLPTSEIERSGRLAFSAMLQGLRSGGLPDFVPIANDVGVSRARAGIPITSLMTAIRLDYNVLWEALTSASSPSDAELLVRHTWIVLRTVDEYAAQTQRAYMAERERMLREESSALQGRIANLFQDHRSTAADRLDAIAAELRIPRDAPLLVIGAAGDDIPALRVYISQTERSGRAVYTHYLGDILIAFMCSFDLDGPHATEAGRSLLALRVGIVTAGRGLSDLRAAANTTRDLTRTITSDDDTAITWNRGWARLAKLDLQQSRNGLLADVDNALARCGNTERARLMECVRSYLRTGSVGESADELFCHRNTVSNRLHRFAKLTGVDPTIPEQSARLVVGWS from the coding sequence ATGAACGATTTCGACCCCCCACGACCCAACGACGAAGCGAACCCCCGCGACTCGAGAAGGTGGCAGGAGTTGCTCGACGGTCTCGACGTAGCCGAACTGACCGCAACCTTCGTCGAGCGCGTCGCTTCGATTACGGGCTACGACTCGTCGCCGCTACCGACATCGGAGATCGAGCGGTCGGGCCGTCTGGCATTTTCAGCCATGCTTCAGGGTCTCCGGTCCGGTGGTCTACCTGATTTCGTACCGATAGCAAACGACGTCGGAGTTTCGCGTGCGCGGGCGGGGATTCCCATCACCTCGTTGATGACCGCGATCCGATTGGATTACAACGTGTTGTGGGAGGCTCTCACGTCGGCGTCGTCACCAAGTGACGCAGAGCTTTTGGTCCGGCACACGTGGATCGTGCTCCGCACCGTCGACGAGTACGCTGCGCAGACGCAACGGGCCTACATGGCTGAGCGAGAGCGAATGTTGCGAGAGGAATCGTCCGCATTGCAGGGACGCATCGCAAATCTGTTCCAGGACCACCGATCGACAGCCGCAGATCGACTGGACGCGATTGCAGCCGAGCTGAGAATCCCCCGGGATGCACCCCTCTTGGTAATCGGAGCTGCCGGTGACGACATCCCAGCGCTGCGGGTGTACATCTCCCAAACCGAACGCTCCGGCCGAGCTGTCTATACCCACTACCTCGGGGACATCCTGATTGCCTTCATGTGCAGTTTCGACCTCGACGGGCCACACGCCACCGAAGCTGGACGCAGCCTTTTAGCGCTACGAGTTGGAATAGTCACCGCCGGCCGTGGCCTGTCAGACCTTCGAGCGGCGGCAAATACCACCCGCGATCTGACACGAACGATCACCAGTGACGACGACACGGCCATCACGTGGAATCGAGGCTGGGCGAGACTGGCCAAGCTGGATCTACAACAATCGAGAAACGGGTTACTTGCCGATGTAGACAACGCTTTGGCGCGCTGCGGAAATACCGAACGTGCCCGTCTCATGGAATGCGTGCGTAGCTATCTGAGAACAGGGAGTGTCGGCGAATCTGCCGACGAACTGTTCTGTCACCGCAACACCGTTTCCAATCGTCTTCATCGATTTGCAAAACTCACCGGGGTAGATCCAACAATTCCCGAACAATCGGCGCGTCTCGTTGTGGGTTGGTCATAG
- a CDS encoding MFS transporter: MTYTQPTSIEFGAVHELDTRSANKVALGALVGSVLEYYDFFLFSAAAALVFNVQYFTSGNPTVAALASFATFGVGVAARPIGGIVFGAMGDRIGRRKTLMITIIGIGIITALIGILPTYAAIGIAAPILLVLLRIVQGLFVGGEWSGALTLVVENAPLHLRARYAVIPLIGSPVGTILSSGGFFLVTIMISQQNFESWGWRIPFLLSLPLLLVAVYIRRKLEESPVFRQLEEAGELSANPVSTAFKNSWRQILIGMAASLLGMGGFYLVTTFCVWYGVNVLGYDRTLMLLGTIVAAVVEIFVILLSGRLGARYGSSRVILWGGIASAVVALPAFLLLTSGIPVLVVLSMTLAVATLSFPYAGTGAVLTGLFPAQTRFTGVAVANNSAAMVAGFVPLLVTGLVAAAQDHWWPAALVLALISLITASAGAIAPKFSVDLPGFKH; encoded by the coding sequence ATGACGTATACACAACCGACGTCGATCGAGTTCGGCGCCGTTCATGAGCTCGACACGAGAAGCGCGAACAAGGTCGCCCTCGGCGCATTGGTCGGTTCCGTGCTCGAGTACTACGACTTCTTCCTGTTCAGCGCAGCGGCTGCGCTGGTGTTCAACGTTCAGTACTTCACGAGCGGCAACCCGACAGTGGCTGCACTTGCTTCTTTCGCTACCTTCGGTGTGGGTGTCGCTGCCCGGCCGATCGGCGGGATCGTCTTCGGCGCGATGGGTGACCGGATCGGCCGCCGGAAGACTCTGATGATCACCATCATCGGTATCGGCATCATCACGGCCCTGATCGGCATCTTGCCCACCTATGCGGCAATCGGCATCGCAGCTCCGATACTGCTCGTACTGCTGAGAATCGTGCAGGGCCTGTTCGTTGGTGGGGAATGGTCAGGCGCCTTGACCTTGGTGGTCGAGAACGCACCGCTGCATCTGCGAGCGCGATATGCAGTAATTCCCCTCATCGGCTCTCCCGTTGGAACAATTCTCTCTTCTGGTGGATTCTTTCTGGTCACCATTATGATTTCGCAGCAGAACTTCGAATCCTGGGGGTGGCGTATCCCCTTCCTTCTGTCGTTGCCACTACTTCTTGTTGCTGTTTACATTCGACGCAAGCTCGAAGAATCTCCAGTCTTTCGTCAACTGGAGGAAGCTGGTGAGTTGTCCGCCAATCCCGTGAGCACGGCATTCAAGAACAGCTGGCGTCAGATTTTGATCGGGATGGCGGCCTCACTCCTCGGAATGGGCGGATTCTATCTCGTCACGACTTTCTGTGTGTGGTACGGAGTGAACGTGCTCGGGTATGACCGAACTTTGATGCTGCTCGGAACTATTGTCGCCGCCGTCGTCGAGATATTCGTGATCTTGCTCAGTGGCCGGTTGGGTGCGCGATACGGTTCGAGCCGCGTGATCTTGTGGGGAGGAATTGCCTCCGCTGTAGTAGCACTACCCGCATTCCTGTTGCTGACGTCGGGAATTCCCGTTCTCGTCGTTCTGTCGATGACGTTGGCCGTTGCGACCTTGTCGTTTCCCTACGCAGGCACCGGTGCTGTTCTGACGGGACTCTTTCCGGCGCAAACTCGTTTCACAGGTGTTGCCGTCGCGAACAACTCTGCTGCCATGGTCGCCGGCTTCGTTCCACTTCTGGTCACAGGCCTTGTGGCTGCAGCACAGGACCATTGGTGGCCAGCTGCGTTGGTCCTGGCGCTGATCTCTCTGATCACTGCATCGGCGGGTGCGATCGCGCCGAAATTCAGCGTGGACCTTCCCGGCTTCAAACACTGA
- a CDS encoding amidohydrolase produces MKLDLILRAREIITLDRDRPIASVVGVVGDRIVGFDGEIAGMDALQTLDFGEACVTPGLIDAHCHTVWWGLGLAAIDLGQAASLEDLYTLVEAEIGRIGSDADAWVHGTGFNQGRYDGQVPDIDRLDRITGDRPLYLRHTSGHAAIANTATLRLIGAFDEGFEIPVGGAIERDDLGRPTGLVQESAQGLVQALLLPYSTEQLAEAIDEATKRFAAQGITSFTEAGVGGGWIGHSSIEIAAYQLAADRHHLHARAQLMPTIDALHPLEANTADFSGEGTGVGLDLGIRYGFGDSYLRLGHVKVFLDGSLLGATAAVTEDFCGHDHNRGYLLDTPGQYRERALAAYRSGWPLALHAIGDAAIDLALDLIEEAQKSYDRHAAPCRIEHFGIARPDQVRRAAELAIAVTPQAGFIGPLGDQIAELVGTEREPWLYRGRSVIDAGVILAGSSDLPVADNNLRRGMQSAIDRRTDAGVVLGPDEAITPEEALRTHTEWAARATGQIDEKGTLERGKLADFTVFSSSPLSAPNVSEIDVLATILGGRLTYDARSDSPMEHV; encoded by the coding sequence ATGAAACTCGACCTCATTCTGCGGGCACGCGAAATAATCACCTTGGATCGTGATCGGCCGATTGCGTCGGTTGTCGGCGTCGTCGGAGACCGCATCGTCGGGTTCGACGGCGAGATTGCCGGCATGGACGCATTGCAAACCCTGGACTTCGGAGAGGCTTGCGTGACCCCCGGCCTGATCGACGCCCATTGTCACACGGTTTGGTGGGGACTCGGCCTGGCTGCGATCGATCTCGGCCAGGCTGCCAGTCTCGAAGATCTCTACACGTTGGTCGAGGCCGAGATAGGGCGTATCGGTAGTGACGCCGATGCCTGGGTGCACGGCACAGGTTTCAACCAGGGACGTTACGACGGCCAGGTCCCCGATATCGACCGGCTCGACCGCATTACGGGCGACCGGCCACTGTACCTACGGCATACCTCCGGCCACGCCGCGATTGCGAACACCGCCACGTTGCGACTTATCGGCGCGTTCGACGAGGGTTTCGAGATCCCTGTCGGGGGTGCGATCGAGAGGGACGACCTGGGCCGACCAACTGGTCTCGTACAGGAGTCGGCGCAAGGATTGGTGCAGGCGCTACTCTTGCCGTATTCCACCGAGCAGCTCGCCGAGGCAATCGACGAAGCAACCAAACGTTTTGCTGCACAGGGAATAACAAGCTTCACGGAAGCAGGTGTCGGTGGCGGTTGGATCGGACACAGCTCCATCGAGATCGCGGCCTATCAATTGGCCGCAGATCGACATCACCTGCACGCCCGTGCACAGTTGATGCCAACAATCGATGCACTTCATCCCCTCGAGGCCAACACCGCGGACTTCAGCGGCGAGGGGACCGGTGTCGGGTTGGACCTTGGGATTCGTTACGGATTCGGTGACTCCTACCTTCGGTTGGGGCACGTCAAGGTGTTCCTGGACGGCTCGCTGCTCGGAGCGACGGCAGCTGTCACAGAGGACTTCTGCGGTCATGATCACAACCGGGGATACCTCCTCGACACTCCAGGGCAGTATCGAGAGCGTGCGCTCGCCGCATATCGATCAGGATGGCCGCTAGCGTTGCACGCGATCGGCGATGCAGCGATCGACCTGGCTTTGGACCTCATCGAGGAGGCACAGAAGAGCTACGACCGCCACGCAGCACCCTGTCGTATCGAACATTTCGGGATCGCTCGACCAGATCAGGTGCGGCGTGCCGCCGAACTCGCCATTGCTGTAACTCCCCAGGCGGGGTTCATCGGCCCTCTCGGTGATCAGATTGCCGAACTCGTCGGGACCGAACGTGAACCGTGGCTTTACCGTGGGCGGTCCGTAATCGATGCCGGGGTCATACTTGCAGGCTCTTCGGACCTTCCGGTCGCCGACAACAATCTTCGCAGGGGTATGCAGTCAGCTATCGATCGTCGTACCGACGCAGGAGTCGTCCTCGGTCCGGATGAGGCGATCACACCGGAGGAAGCGCTTCGGACACATACGGAGTGGGCCGCGCGCGCGACAGGCCAAATCGATGAAAAAGGCACCCTCGAACGGGGCAAGCTTGCCGACTTCACCGTGTTCTCGTCATCACCGCTCAGCGCACCGAATGTGTCGGAAATCGACGTCCTCGCAACGATTCTCGGAGGAAGACTTACCTACGATGCACGATCGGATTCGCCTATGGAACACGTGTGA
- a CDS encoding maleylpyruvate isomerase N-terminal domain-containing protein, protein MMREPIDELEVDLAYAKAGQVHFDRTLFELGENDVREPSLLPGWTRAHVIAHVGFNARALTRLVDWATTDIPRPMYESVDARSHEIDTGAALSDIELRTLSGTEAEALEAAWSRVPPDRWAYRVSNAQGVRIPVIDTVWMRSRELWLHALDLDLSASTADVPAAVQRRITQNVLDTWATRDGYRVHATVPATGERLEPAPSRIREADSTCAHLTVSGSLPNLMAWVTGRRHTGVSEVDTSGRDIGAAPSLGLSCR, encoded by the coding sequence ATGATGCGAGAGCCAATCGACGAACTAGAAGTCGATTTGGCCTATGCGAAAGCCGGGCAAGTGCACTTCGACCGGACGTTGTTCGAACTCGGTGAGAACGACGTCCGTGAACCCTCGTTGCTTCCCGGATGGACTCGTGCGCACGTGATCGCGCATGTCGGTTTCAACGCTCGAGCTCTCACCAGGCTCGTGGATTGGGCAACGACAGACATCCCACGGCCGATGTACGAATCTGTCGATGCGCGCAGTCATGAAATCGACACTGGAGCGGCGTTGTCGGATATCGAACTTCGCACACTGAGTGGCACGGAGGCAGAAGCGCTCGAAGCGGCCTGGAGCAGAGTCCCACCCGATCGATGGGCCTACAGGGTGAGCAACGCCCAGGGCGTACGCATACCGGTCATCGACACTGTGTGGATGCGATCTCGCGAATTATGGTTGCATGCTCTTGATCTCGATCTCTCGGCCAGTACTGCGGATGTACCGGCGGCGGTACAGCGACGGATCACGCAAAATGTCCTGGATACGTGGGCAACCCGAGATGGCTATCGCGTGCATGCGACGGTTCCAGCCACCGGTGAGAGACTCGAACCGGCGCCGAGTCGCATCCGTGAGGCGGATTCGACCTGTGCTCATCTCACTGTATCCGGATCGCTGCCGAACCTGATGGCGTGGGTGACCGGCCGCAGACATACCGGAGTGTCCGAGGTCGACACGTCGGGACGCGACATCGGTGCAGCCCCTAGCCTGGGGCTTTCATGCCGGTAG